A window of the Panulirus ornatus isolate Po-2019 chromosome 65, ASM3632096v1, whole genome shotgun sequence genome harbors these coding sequences:
- the LOC139746635 gene encoding glutathione S-transferase C-terminal domain-containing protein homolog, giving the protein MEEQDSLYLTGREDGVDLWVPAESLIALFTLQYCDNPTASIIIVDQKNFMSRPSSPTPLCCSEDPSDMTGFENNPWFPVEKNCLNFEIKVKEEKDCPDVIKNCMLPAVLMASEPWCVAGLCSSLRFVLRQTLTVHPEHYCQNLLGFRGGCLQACAEVSVWTKFCEVESVIALKNLCSDFYSNSGKRELPKYMVRYENHLQHPPILHNALKRKQEYIKNTVQDKNKQQQLCQKTLAELPQLEHKFAEGLDMTLADIILYASFHLIISKMRAYVSMEDMFPLIVKWYKLISSNDHVQRALPVLQKTLVYISVEEKAECNLEIVIPSVPYESIYKSDPERYKPRWRMYTHQGEIDKVLGIFETEAVKPTYSIHPADVTSLPWSSFPSAVSPQEGQLPFSRLQRKCQQLENVVSAVKSVAKKGDVIVDFCAGGGHVGIVIAYCLPDCKILLVENKEASLVRAKKRVEALELKNVVFIQCNLDYFRGYFNVGVTLHACGVATDLVMLKCLEQRAAFICSPCCYGGVQPNHILSYPRSHVFRNLSLSLSEYLTLGHAADQTHDENNPKTEQGQLCMRLIDTDRLLLAQELNYNTRLVLMQPKSCSPKNHLLIGVLEY; this is encoded by the coding sequence ATGGAAGAGCAAGACAGTCTTTATCTGACAGGAAGGGAAGATGGTGTTGACCTATGGGTCCCTGCAGAGTCACTGATAGCTCTCTTCACTCTGCAGTATTGTGATAACCCAACAGCAAGTATCATAATAGTAGATCAAAAGAACTTCATGTCTAGACCGTCTTCACCAACTCCACTTTGTTGCAGTGAAGATCCATCTGATATGACTGGGTTTGAAAATAATCCTTGGTTTCCAGTTGAGAAGAATTGTTTGAACTTTGAAATTAaagtaaaagaggaaaaagactGTCCAGATGTAATAAAGAATTGTATGTTACCTGCAGTTTTGATGGCCTCAGAGCCTTGGTGTGTAGCAGGTTTGTGTTCATCTTTAAGGTTTGTATTAAGGCAGACTCTCACAGTGCATCCAGAACACTATTGCCAAAATCTTCTAGGATTTAGGGGAGGCTGTTTGCAGGCTTGTGCTGAAGTTAGTGTTTGGACTAAATTTTGTGAAGTGGAATCGGTTATAGCACTTAAAAATTTGTGCAGTGATTTTTATTCTaacagtggaaagagagaattgcCAAAATATATGGTGAGGTATGAGAaccacctgcaacacccacctatCTTACATAATGCACTCAAGAGAAAGCAGGAATATATCAAGAATACAGTGCAAGATAAGAATAAGCAACAACAGCTTTGTCAGAAAACACTTGCAGAACTTCCACAACTAGAACATAAATTTGCAGAAGGATTGGATATGACTTTAGCTGACATTATACTGTATGCTAGTTTCCACTTGATTATATCAAAGATGCGTGCATATGTATCCATGGAAGATATGTTTCCTCTCATTGTAAAGTGGTATAAACTGATTTCTAGTAATGATCACGTTCAGAGGGCATTACCTGTTCTTCAGAAGACCTTGGTTTACATATCTGTTGAAGAAAAGGCTGAATGTAACTTAGAAATAGTAATTCCCAGTGTTCCTTATGAAAGTATTTACAAAAGTGATCCAGAGAGGTACAAGCCTCGCTGGAGAATGTATACTCACCAAGGAGAGATAGATAAGGTATTAGGAATTTTTGAGACTGAAGCTGTCAAACCAACTTACAGTATTCATCCTGCAGATGTCACCTCACTTCCATGGTCATCTTTTCCATCTGCAGTAAGTCCTCAAGAAGGTCAGCTTCCATTCTCAAGGCTTCAAAGAAAATGTCAACAACTCGAAAATGTGGTTTCCGCCGTTAAATCAGTCGCTAAAAAGGGTGATGTGATCGTAGATTTTTGTGCTGGTGGAGGTCATGTTGGTATTGTTATAGCTTACTGCCTACCAGATTGCAAAATATTACTTGTGGAAAATAAGGAAGCCTCTTTAGTTCGTGCTAAAAAGAGAGTTGAAGCTCTAGAATTAAAAAATGTTGTGTTTATTCAGTGTAATCTTGACTATTTCAGAGGATACTTTAATGTGGGAGTCACTCTTCATGCATGTGGAGTTGCAACTGATTTAGTAATGTTGAAGTGCCTTGAACAAAGAGCTGCATTTATCTGCAGCCCATGCTGTTATGGAGGAGTTCAACCTAATCACATTCTTAGTTATCCTCGTAGTCATGTTTTTCGCAACCTGTCTTTGTCTTTAAGTGAATACCTTACTTTGGGTCATGCAGCAGATCAGACTCATGATGAAAACAATCCCAAAACTGAACAAGGCCAGTTATGCATGAGACTGATTGATACAGATAGGTTACTTTTGGCACAAGAACTGAATTATAACACAAGACTTGTACTTATGCAACCAAAATCATGTTCTCCAAAAAATCACCTTCTGATTGGTGTACTTGAATATTAA